The Henckelia pumila isolate YLH828 chromosome 2, ASM3356847v2, whole genome shotgun sequence genome includes a window with the following:
- the LOC140883759 gene encoding pumilio homolog 12-like: MEDLTNFSAETIPLDLSHPGVHRFAIVVDKPSPPVSAGDGPTNRQPSVSSLEDLRGKVFSESMDPCGCQFLHQKLQGSKSEDIQMIFSEVKDRICDLMIHRWGSYAIQKLFHVCDEEQMNQLVSLITANVSLLMSVCLHPQGSESMKKFIECLMTPKQISYMVAVFSYFTVPLVKNQFGSLVVGHFFRIFPAEDTKPILKVIADDCSEIIVDDSGSRLLQDIMTKDYSPRGSVKRIITVMFLNIFGLSLKQFGNRLVQHVIGFERPHLTEHIVSELTGTFDILSRDLYGSEVVKKLMEASDKKYAPQIIDELLSSDELPGLVVDPCGNSVLQNAKKYSTGTVHKTLNDLIGRYSQLITPPN; this comes from the exons ATGGAGGATCTTACGAATTTCTCGGCTGAAACCATCCCTCTCGATCTGTCTCATCCCGGTGTTCACAGATTCGCCATCGTTGTCGATAAACCTTCGCCGCCTGTTTCCGCCGGAGATGGGCCAACCAATCGTCAGCCATCCGTCTCTTCTTTAGAGGATCTGAGGGGCAAGGTGTTTTCGGAATCAATGGATCCATGCGGTTGCCAGTTTTTGCATCAGAAGCTCCAAGGAAGTAAATCGGAAGACATCCAGATGATCTTTTCAGAGGTGAAAGATCGCATATGCGATTTGATGATCCATCGGTGGGGTAGCTATGCGATTCAAAAGCTTTTCCATGTATGCGACGAGGAACAGATGAACCAATTGGTTTCTTTGATTACTGCTAATGTCAGTTTACTCATGTCAGTCTGTCTCCACCCTCAAGG TTCTGAGTCCATGAAGAAATTTATCGAGTGTCTCATGACACCGAAGCAAATATCTTATATGGTAGCCGTCTTCAGTTACTTCACGGTTCCCCTCGTAAAAAACCAGTTTGGTTCTCTTGTTGTTGGTCATTTCTTCCGTATCTTCCCTGCAGAAGACACTAAA CCAATACTCAAGGTGATAGCTGATGATTGTTCGGAAATCATTGTCGACGACAGTGGATCCCGCCTTCTGCAAGACATCATGACAAAAGACTACTCTCCACGAGGGAGTGTAAAGCGTATTATTACAGTAATGTTCCTAAATATATTTGGTCTGTCTCTAAAACAATTTGG GAATCGTCTAGTACAGCATGTAATAGGATTTGAGAGGCCACATCTGACAGAACATATAGTATCTGAACTGACGGGGACTTTTGATATCCTGTCGAGGGACCTATATGGAAGCGAGGTAGTAAAGAAATTGATGGAGGCATCTGATAAAAAATATGCCCCTCAAATCATCGATGAGCTACTCAGCAGTGATGAGTTACCAGGTCTCGTAGTAGATCCTTGTGGCAACTCTGTTCTCCAAAATGCGAAGAAATACTCTACG GGAACTGTTCACAAGACTTTGAATGATCTGATTGGCCGGTACTCTCAACTGATAACCCCGCCCAACTGA